In the Pontibacillus sp. HMF3514 genome, CTAGTCAAATGATTCAAGCTGCAAGAACCATGGGGGTAAAAGGGCTGAAGTTATTTTTTAAAATTGAAATTCCAGCTAGTCTTCCCCATTTTGTTACTGGACTTCGCCTTGCTTGGGCCTTTGGATGGCGCGCATTAATGGCAGGAGAGTTGCTTACTAATGGTCCAGGTCTGGGATACTCAATTAGATATGCCATGGACTTTGCTGTGATGGAAACGGTAGTCGCAATTATCATCATCATTGGTTTTATTGGAGCCGTTATTGATCAGCTAGTCTTTTCAAAAATAGAACGATCCGTCATGAAACGATGGGGACTATTAAAAAATTAATGAGGTGAATTTGATGAAAAAAATACTTATGACAGCGGGAATGCTTTTGCTAAGTCTAGCATTAGTTGCATGCGGAAACACAGGTCAATCGAAATCAACGGACGAAATCACAATTGGTTATTTTCCGAACATTAACCACGTAGCTGGAATGGTCGCTGAAGAGAAGAAGATGTATGAAGAAACCCTCCCAGATGGAACAAAAGTGAACTACAAGTACTTTCCGGATGGATCAGCTTTTATGACGGCTATTGAAACAGGAGAGATTCAAGGTGGCCTTGTTGGACCAGGGCCAGCAATGAACCACTTTACTAGTGGAGCCAAAATAAACGTCGTTGCAGCAGGTTCAACGGGTGGAACGGTAATCATGGCACGAAAAGGTGCAGGAATTGATTCCGTTGAAGATATTAAAGGCAAAACCTTTATTTCCCCACGAGTTGGGTGCACACACGATGTTCAGTTTGAAACGCTTATGATGCGTGAATTCGGTATGAAGTCAGATCGTCTAGACGGAAGCTTAAAGCACGTTACGGGTAAGCCAGCAACTTATGCCCAACAGTTCGCACAAGGTCAGGTTGATATAGCTACAGTACCAGAACCATGGGCTTCTAAAATTGAAGAGGATGGTTACGGTAAAGTATTGATCGACACGAAAAACGTGGCATTTGGTGAAACTCTACCAGCAGCTGTGTTCGTAACATCATCAGACTTAGTGAAAAACAATAAAGACCTTGTACAAAACATTGTAGACGCTCACAAGGAAGCGACAGAATTTATCCAAAACAACCCAGAAGAAGCAAAACAAATCGCTATTAAAAAGATCAAAGACATTACGAATCAAGAACTTTCTAAATCGGTAATTGATAATGCTTGGAATCGCATCGACTTCACTTATCAGGTAAAAGAATCAACTCTTCAAGCTTTTGCAAATGCATCACATGAGCTAAAGTTCTTGAAGGAACAGCCTGATTTGAGTGGGTTAGTAGATCGTAGTTTTATAGAGGAATAATATGGAGAACAGCAGCTTTCGGGTTGCTGTTCTTTTTTAAGGAAAATGATATACTAGAAAAAAGTGAATATAACACTGCCTGATGGTGACTTTTGAATAAAGTTGAAAAGGGAAGCTGGTGCGAATCCAGCGCGGTCCCGCCACTGTAATGACGAGATCTGTCTTGATTACCACTGTTTAAATGAAACGGGAAGGGAAGACGGATCTATGACTCAAAGCCAGGAGACCTGCCATGAGGAAGAACATCATTTCCTACGGGAGATAGGAGGGTGTTACGTTAATCGTGTACTCATGAACCATGAGTGTATTTCGTGATGAATGTAACCTAAGCATCTTCTCTTTGGAGGAGGTGCTTTTTTTAGTGGACTAGGATAAGGAGGATAATGAATGGAAACCAGAACGTGTGCACATTCCAAAACTGTTCAAACAAGGTTGGTATTACCGCCTGATACCAATCATTTAGACTCTATTTTTGGCGGCAAAATTTTAGCCTATATCGATGAGATTGCGGCACTGACAGCAATGAAGCATTCGAACAGTGCCGTCGTAACCGCATCTATTGATTCAGTAGATTTTTTATCTTCTGCAAAAGTAGGGGATTCCCTCACGTCAGAAGCATTTGTTACCTATACCGGAAAAAGTTCGATGGAGGTATATGTTAGAGTGACAGCTCATAACTTGTTGGAAAATGAGCAAACACTTACAACTGAATCTTTTTTGACTATGGTGGCAGTTGATGAGAATGGAAAGCCAAAACCTGTGCCGAGTGTTGTACCTGAAACAAATGAAGAAAAACGTTTATTTGAAACAGCCCCAGATCGAAAAGAAAATCGAAAGAAGCGGGCAATGATTAGGTAGTTTTGAATGAATAATTTGACAGAATTTCGAATTTTAATCAATAAGGCCAGATCAACTTGACGCCATTCATCATCCCAATTAAAATATAGTGTTGTAGTATATAGATGAATAAGGTTATATCGATGAATTACTCATCAGCCTAATTTTTGTATCCTGCAAATATAAAAAGATAGGTGGAATACAACATGTCACAAAAAGAGTATCGAGTATTATTGTATTACCAATATGTAACGATTGAGGATCCAGAAACGTTCGCTCAAGAACATTTGGCTTTCTGTAATGAACTTGGATTAAAAGGCCGTATTTTGGTAGCGAATGAAGGAATCAACGGAACGGTTTCCGGTACGGTTGAGCAAACGCAGAAATATATGGATGCAATGCATAACGATCCGAAGTTTGAAGATATGCCGTTTAAGATCGATGAAGCGGATGGTCATGCATTTAAGAAAATGCACTGCCGTCCACGTCCGGAGCTTGTTACGCTTCGCTTAGAAGATGACATTAACCCACATGATCTAACAGGCGAGTATCTAGAACCAAAAGAATTCTATAAACGTATGCAAGATGAAAATACAATTATTTTAGATGCCCGTAACGATTATGAATATGATCTAGGCCATTTCCGCGGTGCTATTCGCCCAGACGTTCGCACGTTCCGTGATCTGCCAGATTGGGTCCGTGAAAATAAAGATCAATTAGAAGGAAAACAAATCCTAACGTACTGCACAGGCGGTATCCGTTGCGAGAAATTCTCTGGCTGGTTGAAAAAAGAAGGCTTCGAAAATGTAGGTCAGCTACATGGTGGAATCGCAACGTACGGTAAAGACGAAGAAGTTCAAGGCCAACTGTGGGACGGTCAAATGTACGTATTTGACGAGCGCATTTCCGTACCCGTAAACCAGGTGGAGCACGTGGTTGTCGGAAAGGATTACTTTGACGGCGAACCATGCGAACGCTACGTAAACTGTGCTGAACCAAGCTGTAACAAACAAATCATCTGCTCTGAAGAAAACGAGCATAAATATATGCGCGGCTGCACACACGAATGCCGCACAAGCGAGCGCAACCGTTACGTTGAAGAACACGGACTAACGGAAGAAGAAGTACAAGAGCGCTTGAAACGAATTGAAGAAGAAGATGGCGTGAAAACGTCATAATGATATTATGAACTGCCCAGTGAGGAGAGGATCCTTGCTGGGTAGTTTTTTTGTGGAAAGAGAATTCCACGCCCAGGAAGGAGAATCCCACGCCCAGGAAGGATAATCCCACGCCCGGGAGGGAGAATCCCACGCCCGGGAGGGAGAATCCCACGCCCGGGAGGGAGAATTCCACGCCCAGGAAGGAGAATCCCACGCCCGGGAGGGAGAATTCCACGCCCAGGAAGGAGAATCCCACGCCCAGAAAGGAGAATCCCACGCCCGGGAAAGAGAATCCCATGCCCAGGAAGGAGAATCCCACGCTCAAGAAGGAGAATCCCACGCCTGGGAAGGAGAATCCCAAGCTAAGGAAGGAGAATCCCACGCCCAGGAAGGAGAATCCCACGCCCGGGAGGGAGAATCCCACGCCCGGGAAAGAGAATCCTACGCTCAGGAAGGAGAATCCCACGCTCAAGAAGGAGAATCCCCCGCTCAAAAAAAGAGAAAACCAAGGCCAAGCCTTGGTTTTCTCCTCACAAAATCTATTTATTCAAATACATATCAACACCAGGTCCTACCGGAATCCCTAGCAATGCAAACCCAAGCAATAGCACGATCCATACACTCAAGAACGCAATACTATAAGGAAGCATTAATGAAATCAGTGTACCCAGCCCAGCTTTTTTATCGTATTCCTTCATAAAGGCTAGCACGATAATGATATATGGGTTCATTGGTGTGATGATGTTCGTTGATGAATCCGCAATACGGTATGCTGCCTGAACGAAAGCAGGGTGGAAATCCATGAAATAGAACATCTTTAGGAAGATTGGAGCTTCTAATGCCCATTGTGCGGAACCACTAAAGACTAGTAGGTTCATCAGCGCAGTTAGGAACACAAATCCTAAAATAATAATGATCCCATTGAGTTCGAGACCACCAAGGAAGTTCGCACCACTAACAGCAATCCAAGTCCCAATGTTTGTCCAATCAAAATAAGCGATAAACTGTGCTGCAGCGAAGATCAGGACGATAAAGCCTGACATGTCCTTCATTGCTTCGCCCATGTATTTCGATACATCAGCAGGTGAATTAATTTTGCTTACCGTTACACCATATGCCACACCGATAACGATGAAGAAAATTAAAATAATTGGCACAATTCCATCTAAGAATGGAGAAGGGATAATGCCACCTTCATCGTTACGAAGGGGAGACCCAGGCCAAGCTAGAGCAATGCCAAGTAGAGCAACATAACCTAAACCAGCTAGAAATGCATTGCGGAAACCACGTTTCTCAACAAAAGATGTCTGTTCAAGTTCACCTTTTGCATCACCTTCATAGTTTCCTAGTCGCGGCTCAACAATTTTATCTGTAACAAGTGCACCTGTAACAGAAAGTACAACTACAGAAACAACCATGAAGTACCAGTTATCTACTGGAGTTACAACAATGTCAGCATTCGGAATGCTTTGCATAACTTCTGTTGAAATCCCGGAAAGTAATGCGTCTGTACCTGCAATAATAACGTTCGCTGTAAAACCAGATCCAACTCCGGCGAAACCTGCTGCTAAACCAGCTAATGGGTGACGTCCTATTGTGTAAAAGACCATCGCCGCAAGAGGAGGAATGATTACGAATGCTGCGTCTGAAGCTAAGTTACCTAAAATACCTGTGAAAATAATCGCGTATGTTGTTAATGCTTTAGGAGCTTTTAAAATGGTACTCTTAATCGCTGTTTCAAGCAATCCAACTTTATCTGCGATACCAATACCAAGCATCATAGCCAAGACAAGTCCGAGCGGCTTAAATCCAGTGAAGTTCTCGAGCATCGACGTTAACATGTAGCGTAATCCTTCACCTGACATTAAGCTTTTAATCGGAATTTCTTCACCTGTCCCTGGCTGAACAACGGTTACTCCAAGACTTGATACAAACCACGACAAAAGAATCGTGAATAATGCCAAATACACAAACAACATAAATGGGTCTGGAAGCTTATTCCCCACTCTCTCAATTCCATTTAAAAACTTGGATAAACCTTTGTTCGACTTTTCGTTTACTTCTGGTTCCAATTTCATACTTGGCTCCATCCTATTCACCCTTTCGTTTTTTAAGGAAAAAGTCCTTTAATGTTCCGTAAATATCCATAAACTAACCAATCGTCTTTTCTTTTATATATATAAGGTTTACGTCCAGTGCACGGTGGCTAGCTGGACGCCACCGCTCTTTCTATGCTTCTTGCTTAAACTGAAATACTTTACGTGGACGACCGCGTTCTCCTGATTGAACTTCTCCGCATTGTTCTACTAACCCAACGCGTTCCATTTCGGATAAAATGCGGCGGCCATTTCTCTCTGTACTTTTGAGCCAACGGGAGAGGTCTTGTGAAGAAAATTGTTCCCGTCCGTATTGTTTAGAGTACGAGAGCATTTTCGATACGATCCCTGGACTTAGGGCTGCATCTTTCAATTTCTCTTTCCATACAGAGCCAGTTTCACCAGATTTATAGACCATATCCTGCTGAGAAGGTTGCTTACGTGTGATCGTTTGATTTTCATCCATTATTAAAATCGTAGGATGTTCCTCTTCACCAATGTGACGGAAGCCAAGCCTTACATTCTGCTCTGCCTGAGAAACCGTTTCGCCAAAACCGATCGACACATTCGCTTGCAAGTTCGTTTCAAGCTTAATCTCTTCCATTAAGTTATAGAGGTCATGCTCTGATTCCTGACTTAACTCTCCTCGAGTGGTGAAAACAAAGAACAATCCATCGCCAAAATGCATGACAGTTCCATTTGTTTTTTCAGCTATCACGAGCAGGTGACGTTTTACATCAAGTTCGTGATACTTGGATTTAAAAGAGTAATAGAGTTCTTCTAAGTGATCTGAGTTAAGCTCAACACGGCAACCGATAATCGCAACCTGGGAATTTCGGTAGTGATTGGATTGCGCGCGTTCCTCTAAAAATTGAATCACTAGTTTAATGGAAAGATAGGACGGCGTTACACGAAATACAGGGACGCCGAGTTCTTTCAACCCGTGATACACATTTTTAATCGAGGTAATCACAACTTCTGTTTTACCTTCTTCATAGAGGTTTTTGTGAAAATCGATTAACGTTTCAGCCTTCACACCATTTCGGAAAGGATGGTTGTAATACTCTAATGAATCGAGTTGATAGTAGGACAAAATCTTATCAAACTCTTCGTTTGCAATGGTATCGATGCTGACACTTTTAATAACCTTGTCCATCTTAAGCTGTGCTTCTAGTAAAATTCCGAAGAAACTAGATCCGTGAAGAGGGGGATAGCCTGCTTCTTCTTCCGTGATCAGTTCGTTATCCATTGCGTAGGTGTGATTTAAAACACCTGAGAAAAACCATTGATCCACTTCATGTCGATGTTTTGCTAAAATCTCATCTATATCGGATAATGTTTGATAAGGAAAAGGAAGAAATGTAATATCATCAAATTCCTCTGCTACGTACATAATGCGCTGGATTGAGTCATGCGGTCCGATTACGCCAATTTTTGTTTTCATATTCATCACCTGTTTCTATTCGTAAATACTCCGCAATCATGCGGGTGCCTTTTTCTAAATCTTCTATAGAGGCATATTCTTTAGGGTGATGGCTGATTCCTTCTTGACACGGGATGAAAATAAGTCCAGATGGCCATCTTGTTGCCATGTTCATCACATCATGACCAGCGCCACTATCCATGGTGAGCGGCTTATAATCAAGCTGTTTTGCGACTTTTGTGAGTGTTTCTTGTATATTTGGGTCGAGAAAGACAGAGTCATTATCTACCAGAGTTTTTACTGTTACCGTTACAGAACGTTCACGCTCGATTTCTTCACAGAAGCTTTTAATTCGTTTCGCTAACTCGATCTTCAATTGATCTTCAACGCTGCGAATATCGATCCCAAGCGTTACTTCGCCAGGAATAACATTCATTACATTTGGACTGAGCTGCACCGTACTTACAGTTGCGACGAGAGGGAGTGGGGCATCCTTGTTGATTTTTTTAGCCTCCTCCTCAACAAAAGGGATAAGAGGAGCACTCGCTACAAAAGCATCAGCACGTTTATTCATCGGTGTTGTACCCGTATGATTGGCCATGCCTGAGAATTTAACCTGAAGGCGGATTGGACAAGCAACGCCTCGAACAATTCCAATATCTGCTCCGTGATCCTCGATTTGAGTTCCTTGTTCAATATGAAGCTCAAGGAAACTTTCTAGATCATCTGGTCGTAATTCTGCATTCGGGAGATTCTCCCAAGTAAGACCGTATGATTCAAGCGCTTCTCGAACAGTAACGCCATCTGAATCTCTTACTTCAGCTAAATCATCTTCCAAAAGTCCAGTCAGTGCTTTACTGCCAATGGTTGATACACCAAATCGTGCAGACTCTTCAGAAGCAAAGCAGATAACGGTGATATTTTTAGAAGGCACAAAAGCTCGATCCTTTAAGAGTTTAATAGATGCGAGGCCAGTTAAAACTCCAGCAACACCGTCGTAACCACCACCTGAGCGGACCGTATCCACATGAGAACCAACTGCGACAGTAGGTGCAGCGCCATCTACTTTCCAAGTCGCCCATTGGTTTCCGGCTTCATCTCTATTCACCTCTAAACCGAGGGAGAGGGCAATATGCCGGAATGTTTCATGGGCTTGTTTTTCTTCCGGGGTATAGCTGAGTCTTGTGAATCCAGTATCATAATCCATCTCATCCACTAGATTCAGTTTTGTTAAATGTTCCGAAAGCCATTCCTGCATGTTTGTCATCGTGTGTTTTCTCCTTTTACAAGATGGATGTACGTATCGACCGCCACGGCCAACGCATCCTCTTCAAAATCGAATGAAGGGTGATGGTGATTGTAGGGGAGACTTGTCCCAAATAGCATGTAGGTTGCTAGGCCACCATTCGCTTGTACCTCATTCATCATAAAACTTGCATCCTCTGATCCGGAAATATCAGCAGTGGGGAGCACCTCTTTTATGAAAGAACTCGATTCACAGTGTGAGCTGATTGAATCGATTAACTCCTCATCACAATCCATGCCTTCTGTTTCACCAACAAAATCAATTGAGGCCTCAACGTTGTGCATGTGAGCAGAAGCTTGAATCATTCGTATAGCTTCATCAAGCATAAACTGATTAATCTCACCCGTTTCTCCTCGCGTTTCAAGTTCCAAATAACTTCTGTCTGCTATGATGTTCCTGCCGCTACCGGCATCGAGCTTCCCAACGTTTACTCTGCTGACTCCTTCACTATGCCGTGGGATCGAGTAGAGCTGTGTTGCTGTTGTAGCTGCGGCAAGCAAAGCATTGCGACCATCCTCTGGTTTCATCCCAGCATGAGAAGATTCTCCGTTGAAATGAACATTGAGCTTAGATGAAGCAAGAAAGCCTTTTGTGGTCGCAGCTACTGTCCCTACTTCTAGGTCACGTAACCCAAGGTGACCTGTGTAAAAAGCATCCACATCTTGAAGCCAACCTTTATCGGTCATAGCTTTTGCACCCCGACCACCTTCTTCAGCTGGTTGAAAAAGAAGCGTGAATTTGCCGTTTAAGTCATGTGCATTTTCAGCGATATACTGAGCTAGACCGAGTCCGATCGTAATGTGACCGTCGTGACCACAAGCATGCATCACATTCTTTTGGGAAGAGGAGAATCCTTGGGCAAAAGGAAGGTGATCCTCATGTTCTGTCTCATGTATAGGAAG is a window encoding:
- a CDS encoding aliphatic sulfonate ABC transporter substrate-binding protein yields the protein MKKILMTAGMLLLSLALVACGNTGQSKSTDEITIGYFPNINHVAGMVAEEKKMYEETLPDGTKVNYKYFPDGSAFMTAIETGEIQGGLVGPGPAMNHFTSGAKINVVAAGSTGGTVIMARKGAGIDSVEDIKGKTFISPRVGCTHDVQFETLMMREFGMKSDRLDGSLKHVTGKPATYAQQFAQGQVDIATVPEPWASKIEEDGYGKVLIDTKNVAFGETLPAAVFVTSSDLVKNNKDLVQNIVDAHKEATEFIQNNPEEAKQIAIKKIKDITNQELSKSVIDNAWNRIDFTYQVKESTLQAFANASHELKFLKEQPDLSGLVDRSFIEE
- a CDS encoding acyl-CoA thioesterase; its protein translation is METRTCAHSKTVQTRLVLPPDTNHLDSIFGGKILAYIDEIAALTAMKHSNSAVVTASIDSVDFLSSAKVGDSLTSEAFVTYTGKSSMEVYVRVTAHNLLENEQTLTTESFLTMVAVDENGKPKPVPSVVPETNEEKRLFETAPDRKENRKKRAMIR
- a CDS encoding rhodanese-related sulfurtransferase, producing MSQKEYRVLLYYQYVTIEDPETFAQEHLAFCNELGLKGRILVANEGINGTVSGTVEQTQKYMDAMHNDPKFEDMPFKIDEADGHAFKKMHCRPRPELVTLRLEDDINPHDLTGEYLEPKEFYKRMQDENTIILDARNDYEYDLGHFRGAIRPDVRTFRDLPDWVRENKDQLEGKQILTYCTGGIRCEKFSGWLKKEGFENVGQLHGGIATYGKDEEVQGQLWDGQMYVFDERISVPVNQVEHVVVGKDYFDGEPCERYVNCAEPSCNKQIICSEENEHKYMRGCTHECRTSERNRYVEEHGLTEEEVQERLKRIEEEDGVKTS
- a CDS encoding AbgT family transporter, which codes for MKLEPEVNEKSNKGLSKFLNGIERVGNKLPDPFMLFVYLALFTILLSWFVSSLGVTVVQPGTGEEIPIKSLMSGEGLRYMLTSMLENFTGFKPLGLVLAMMLGIGIADKVGLLETAIKSTILKAPKALTTYAIIFTGILGNLASDAAFVIIPPLAAMVFYTIGRHPLAGLAAGFAGVGSGFTANVIIAGTDALLSGISTEVMQSIPNADIVVTPVDNWYFMVVSVVVLSVTGALVTDKIVEPRLGNYEGDAKGELEQTSFVEKRGFRNAFLAGLGYVALLGIALAWPGSPLRNDEGGIIPSPFLDGIVPIILIFFIVIGVAYGVTVSKINSPADVSKYMGEAMKDMSGFIVLIFAAAQFIAYFDWTNIGTWIAVSGANFLGGLELNGIIIILGFVFLTALMNLLVFSGSAQWALEAPIFLKMFYFMDFHPAFVQAAYRIADSSTNIITPMNPYIIIVLAFMKEYDKKAGLGTLISLMLPYSIAFLSVWIVLLLGFALLGIPVGPGVDMYLNK
- a CDS encoding M20 family metallo-hydrolase translates to MTNMQEWLSEHLTKLNLVDEMDYDTGFTRLSYTPEEKQAHETFRHIALSLGLEVNRDEAGNQWATWKVDGAAPTVAVGSHVDTVRSGGGYDGVAGVLTGLASIKLLKDRAFVPSKNITVICFASEESARFGVSTIGSKALTGLLEDDLAEVRDSDGVTVREALESYGLTWENLPNAELRPDDLESFLELHIEQGTQIEDHGADIGIVRGVACPIRLQVKFSGMANHTGTTPMNKRADAFVASAPLIPFVEEEAKKINKDAPLPLVATVSTVQLSPNVMNVIPGEVTLGIDIRSVEDQLKIELAKRIKSFCEEIERERSVTVTVKTLVDNDSVFLDPNIQETLTKVAKQLDYKPLTMDSGAGHDVMNMATRWPSGLIFIPCQEGISHHPKEYASIEDLEKGTRMIAEYLRIETGDEYENKNWRNRTA
- a CDS encoding amidohydrolase translates to MLLKNGFTESIKPKLQSWRRSFHQQPELGFMEYYTTYKIGKELENLGFKLYVGQHALKSESRYGVPSKELLQKKESEAYFQGVEGDWLLHMHGGNTGLVAIWDTKSPGKHLAFRFDIDGLPIHETEHEDHLPFAQGFSSSQKNVMHACGHDGHITIGLGLAQYIAENAHDLNGKFTLLFQPAEEGGRGAKAMTDKGWLQDVDAFYTGHLGLRDLEVGTVAATTKGFLASSKLNVHFNGESSHAGMKPEDGRNALLAAATTATQLYSIPRHSEGVSRVNVGKLDAGSGRNIIADRSYLELETRGETGEINQFMLDEAIRMIQASAHMHNVEASIDFVGETEGMDCDEELIDSISSHCESSSFIKEVLPTADISGSEDASFMMNEVQANGGLATYMLFGTSLPYNHHHPSFDFEEDALAVAVDTYIHLVKGENTR